CTGGTCGGCGAGATCACCACGCCGGCCATCTGCTCGGTCAGCACCGCCGATGCGTACGCGGCCTCCTTCGCCGGATCCTCGTCGGAGTTGCACAGCACGACGTGGTACCCCTCGGTCTGCGCGACGTCCTCGAGACCACGGACCAGCGAGGTGAAGAACGGGTTCTCGATGTCGGAGATGACCACCGCCCAGAGGTTCGTCGACGACTTGCGCAGGTTCCGGGCGACGCCGTTCGGGCGGTAGCCGAGCTCGGCGACCGCGGCGCGGACCTTCTCGGACAGCTCCGGGTCCACGTTCCGCCGGCCGCTGAGCACCCGCGACACCGTCGCCGGCGACACCCCCGACCTACGCGCGACGTCGTAGATCGTCGTCATACCTGCTCCCCGCTGGAGATCCGATGGTCGTCTGGATCGCACTCTAACCCCGACCCAGACCCAAGGATCTCATGAGGCGGGCGACGTATCAGCCGAAGCGCCGGGCTGGGTGGTATCGCGGGAAGTGCTGGGGTGGTTGGTGGCGGGCGGCACGGTCGGCGAAGCGCCGGGCTGGGTGGTGGTGAGGGTGAGGAGGGAGCGGGCGGCCTCGTGGGTGGGGGCGGAGGCGGCGGCGCCGTTGGTGGTGGTGGAGAGGGCGCCGGCGGCGTTGGCGAGGCGGGCGGCCTCGATCAGCGGGGCGTCGTGGGCCAGCGAGGCAGCCAGCGAACCGCAGAACGCGTCCCCGGCGCCGACCGTGTCGACGGTCGCGACCTGATGTGCCGCGATCCGTTCCTCGTACCCGCCGTCCCGATCCAGTACGTACGCGCCACGTGCGCCGAGCGTGACCACGCAACCGCGCAGATCCCAGTCCTCGGCGAGCTTCCGCGCGATCGCCGGCACCTGCGACTCGTCCTCACAATCGAGTCCGGTCAGCGCCGCCGCCTCGACCTCGTTCGGTACGAGCACATCGACGTACGCCGCCAGCGCCGGATCCACCGGGCCGACCGGCGCCGGCGTGAGAATCGTCGTGACGCCCGCGGTCGAGGCGAGCCGAAGGGCGGAATGGCTCGCCTCGACCGGCAGCTCGAGCTGAACACTCAGCACCTTGCTCGCGACCAGCGCCTCGGTCGCCGCGTCCACGTCGGCCGCGGTGATCGCCGCGTTCGCACGCGACACGATGATGATCGAGTTCCCGCCATCGGGCAGTACGAGCGGAAGTCCGACTCCGGTCCCGAGCGACGGATGCC
The genomic region above belongs to Kribbella solani and contains:
- a CDS encoding ribokinase, whose translation is MSEYDVCVLGSFMKDLVASAERRPLPGETLHGTGFAEFLGGKGVNQAIAAARMGARTAIVGTIGEDRYGEEFLELLSANGVDASWVVRHPSLGTGVGLPLVLPDGGNSIIIVSRANAAITAADVDAATEALVASKVLSVQLELPVEASHSALRLASTAGVTTILTPAPVGPVDPALAAYVDVLVPNEVEAAALTGLDCEDESQVPAIARKLAEDWDLRGCVVTLGARGAYVLDRDGGYEERIAAHQVATVDTVGAGDAFCGSLAASLAHDAPLIEAARLANAAGALSTTTNGAAASAPTHEAARSLLTLTTTQPGASPTVPPATNHPSTSRDTTQPGASADTSPAS